In Paenibacillus ihbetae, the following are encoded in one genomic region:
- a CDS encoding DUF5693 family protein: protein MVQKWKRWNTAARKWLWILVVLGVAASLPVGYDRLQTESTSKNVELVFDYRDLLDVSVYQAKPEDFISEQLDRLKENGVMSMALYESTLDELVKSRRITVYDAQQAADLTGTTISPNENFTYIAFNSEESAVLIKPIIEETYSRLGIPVRGWNNEHAVDGLVLETPRSNAIIKPMTPDPITIAMLRDKGFTIVPRLSDSLPYDEAYVEQLMAYFSDIGVKRILFEGDAAKGFNDNADKKSLDAFGKLLNQYNIGLIAIENIKRPQKGFTQLAYMTDYNVTRIYSLSERDANLDPETIGDRFALASKDRNIRMFYLNAEPSRDMTKASITHPMDNLIDALTGTGQAIQKMEDNGFTMGLAEPFKVTDSSMQRYFKLGAVIGAIALITLMISYYIPFLTVPAFLIGLVGSAGLYVLKPTLLEQALALFAAISAPTVAVILAIRKVNDTQKIIPDMSAGRRVSHSIVLLVKTTIISLAAVPVVVALLNNVTYMLVLDQFRGVSLLAAAPIALIAVYVVLYRGGSTYSSIQKLLKAPITLTWVIAAGIVGIVGMYYLSRTGNAGAVSPIEMAFRSFLENTFGVRPRNKEFLLAHPMMVLGVFLSFKYRHAVYLLVIGVMGQLSMVGTFTHIHTPIYISAIRVVLGLGLGLIIGLIAIAAWQILERIWKRWSPLLLRR, encoded by the coding sequence GTGGTTCAGAAATGGAAACGCTGGAACACGGCAGCCCGAAAGTGGCTGTGGATTCTGGTTGTTCTGGGCGTTGCAGCGTCGCTGCCGGTTGGCTATGACCGGCTGCAGACAGAATCAACATCCAAGAATGTAGAGCTGGTATTTGATTACCGTGATTTATTGGATGTGTCGGTATACCAAGCCAAGCCGGAGGATTTCATATCCGAGCAGCTGGATCGTTTGAAGGAAAATGGCGTTATGAGCATGGCTCTCTACGAGAGCACGCTGGACGAGCTGGTGAAATCCCGCCGAATTACCGTGTATGACGCGCAGCAAGCAGCGGATTTAACCGGAACGACGATTTCGCCGAATGAGAACTTTACGTACATCGCGTTTAATAGCGAGGAGAGCGCAGTTCTGATTAAGCCGATCATTGAGGAGACCTATTCGAGACTGGGGATTCCGGTGAGAGGATGGAACAATGAACATGCGGTGGACGGTCTCGTTCTTGAAACGCCACGCTCTAATGCAATCATTAAACCGATGACTCCGGATCCGATAACGATTGCGATGCTGCGGGACAAGGGCTTTACCATAGTGCCGCGTCTATCCGACAGCCTGCCGTATGACGAGGCTTACGTCGAGCAGCTGATGGCGTATTTCTCCGATATCGGCGTCAAGCGGATTTTGTTCGAGGGCGATGCTGCCAAGGGCTTCAATGATAATGCCGATAAGAAGAGTCTGGATGCCTTCGGTAAACTCCTGAATCAGTATAATATCGGCCTCATTGCTATCGAGAACATTAAGCGTCCGCAAAAAGGATTTACCCAGCTTGCTTATATGACGGATTATAACGTCACCCGTATTTATTCCCTCAGTGAGCGGGATGCTAATCTTGACCCGGAAACCATCGGGGACCGGTTTGCGCTCGCATCAAAGGACCGGAATATCCGCATGTTTTATTTGAATGCCGAGCCGAGCCGGGACATGACCAAAGCATCGATCACCCATCCGATGGATAATTTGATCGACGCATTGACGGGTACGGGGCAAGCGATTCAGAAGATGGAAGACAACGGATTTACGATGGGGCTTGCAGAGCCGTTTAAAGTCACCGACTCCTCCATGCAGCGTTACTTTAAGCTTGGAGCGGTTATAGGCGCAATCGCCCTGATCACGCTGATGATTTCGTATTACATCCCTTTCCTGACGGTACCGGCTTTCTTGATTGGCTTGGTTGGCAGCGCAGGTCTGTACGTCCTCAAGCCTACCTTGCTCGAGCAGGCGCTCGCTTTGTTTGCCGCCATCAGTGCGCCGACCGTTGCGGTCATACTGGCCATTCGGAAGGTCAACGATACGCAGAAGATCATTCCGGACATGAGCGCAGGTCGAAGAGTGTCGCATTCCATTGTTTTGCTGGTGAAAACAACGATCATATCGCTCGCTGCAGTTCCGGTCGTGGTTGCGCTGCTGAACAATGTAACGTATATGCTCGTTCTGGATCAGTTCCGCGGCGTAAGCCTTCTGGCGGCGGCACCGATCGCTTTGATCGCCGTGTATGTCGTGTTATACCGGGGCGGATCTACGTACAGCTCGATTCAGAAGCTGCTTAAGGCACCGATTACGCTCACATGGGTGATCGCAGCCGGCATCGTTGGAATCGTGGGCATGTACTACTTAAGCCGGACCGGCAACGCGGGCGCTGTTTCTCCGATCGAAATGGCCTTCCGCTCGTTCCTGGAGAACACGTTTGGGGTTCGCCCGCGGAACAAGGAATTTTTGCTGGCCCATCCCATGATGGTTCTTGGCGTCTTCCTGTCCTTTAAATACCGCCATGCGGTCTACCTGCTCGTTATTGGCGTTATGGGGCAGCTGTCGATGGTCGGAACGTTTACGCACATTCATACGCCGATCTATATTTCGGCGATTCGCGTGGTGCTCGGCCTCGGACTCGGCCTGATCATCGGTTTGATTGCGATTGCGGCGTGGCAGATACTAGAAAGGATCTGGAAACGATGGTCACCACTACTTCTAAGACGTTAG
- the csaB gene encoding polysaccharide pyruvyl transferase CsaB → MVTTTSKTLVISGYYGFKNSGDEAVLKSILTALEQEGQAAGVTINPVVLSIDPEWTEATYGVKSVHRMKLGEVRQAIKESDGLISGGGSLLQDATSPKTIPYYLGILKIAQWLGKPTFIYAQGVGPVNRKLFHPMIRSVFRKCSYISVRDTQSGELLQTMGISAEAIQVVPDPVMGLPLSGDKQEHGLGAQDAALQGAQAERSAADEGQAALLEADPPASGAGAVAGQVDQGDGHLPTIGISVRRWHPELKELQSIADGLKKLAASRKVHLRFLPFHKPDDLEASRYIAELVGDVRSNGSEISYYVEEQQPQDMLREVSRCDVVLGMRLHSLIYAANRRVPLLGISYDPKIDHFLKRLGCEPVGSSEALDPDRLKSEIAKLLDGGRAWVTEHEALIAELKREAALPARRIVEYLRHRG, encoded by the coding sequence ATGGTCACCACTACTTCTAAGACGTTAGTCATTTCCGGATATTACGGATTTAAAAACAGCGGCGACGAGGCCGTGCTCAAGTCGATTTTGACCGCGCTCGAGCAGGAAGGGCAGGCTGCCGGCGTGACGATCAACCCGGTCGTGCTCTCAATCGATCCCGAATGGACCGAGGCGACGTACGGCGTGAAGTCCGTACACCGGATGAAGCTGGGCGAGGTCAGGCAAGCGATCAAGGAGAGCGATGGTTTGATCAGCGGGGGAGGCAGTCTTCTGCAGGATGCGACCAGTCCGAAGACGATTCCTTACTACCTTGGCATTTTGAAGATTGCCCAGTGGCTGGGAAAACCGACGTTCATCTACGCACAGGGCGTCGGACCGGTCAACCGAAAGCTTTTCCATCCGATGATCCGTTCGGTGTTCCGCAAATGCTCTTATATTTCTGTTCGCGATACCCAGTCGGGCGAGCTTCTTCAGACGATGGGCATATCGGCGGAAGCGATCCAGGTCGTTCCCGATCCGGTCATGGGTCTGCCGCTTTCGGGGGACAAGCAGGAGCATGGCCTTGGAGCCCAAGATGCTGCGCTGCAAGGCGCTCAAGCTGAGCGAAGCGCAGCGGATGAAGGACAAGCTGCTCTGCTCGAGGCTGATCCGCCGGCGTCCGGTGCAGGAGCAGTCGCTGGTCAGGTAGATCAGGGTGACGGCCATCTTCCGACGATCGGAATTTCGGTTCGCCGTTGGCACCCTGAGCTCAAGGAGCTTCAGAGCATCGCGGACGGACTGAAGAAATTGGCTGCGAGCCGAAAGGTGCATCTTCGCTTCCTTCCGTTCCACAAGCCGGATGATCTGGAAGCCTCCCGATATATAGCCGAGCTGGTCGGCGATGTCAGGTCGAACGGCTCCGAGATCAGCTATTATGTAGAGGAGCAGCAGCCCCAGGATATGCTGAGGGAGGTCAGCCGATGCGATGTGGTGCTCGGCATGCGTCTCCACAGCTTGATCTATGCGGCGAACCGGCGTGTGCCGCTGCTGGGCATCTCCTATGATCCGAAGATTGACCATTTTTTGAAACGGCTGGGCTGCGAGCCTGTCGGAAGCAGCGAGGCCTTGGATCCGGATCGGCTGAAGAGCGAGATTGCAAAGCTGCTTGACGGCGGCCGTGCCTGGGTGACGGAACACGAAGCACTCATCGCCGAGTTGAAGCGGGAGGCCGCTCTGCCGGCCCGACGCATCGTCGAATATTTACGCCACAGAGGATGA
- a CDS encoding WecB/TagA/CpsF family glycosyltransferase, with protein sequence MNQTKPFPTVSVFGVPFSKMDMKDTVKYLTEAVKSGKPHQVITANPIMVMTAENNPEYKAMMQSAEIIVPDGTGIVWAAGVGGDPLEGRVTGFDLLHELLRVGETYRWKFYLLGTTAEVIQEAANRLQMQYPAAIICGYRDGFFGPEEDAAVIEEIRAASPDILFVARGADNQEPWIAKHKQALQVPVVMGVGGSFDIISGKLKRAPKVFQKLRLEWFYRLLKEPSRYKRMLALPKFVVKVLRERENVTKTS encoded by the coding sequence ATGAACCAGACAAAACCTTTTCCAACCGTTTCCGTGTTCGGGGTTCCATTTTCCAAAATGGACATGAAGGATACCGTGAAATATCTGACGGAGGCCGTAAAGTCCGGGAAACCGCATCAGGTCATTACAGCCAATCCGATTATGGTCATGACCGCAGAGAATAATCCCGAATATAAAGCCATGATGCAAAGCGCCGAGATCATCGTTCCGGACGGAACCGGAATCGTATGGGCTGCCGGTGTAGGGGGCGACCCGCTGGAGGGACGTGTTACGGGCTTCGATCTGTTACATGAATTGCTCCGGGTCGGGGAAACCTACAGATGGAAGTTTTATCTGCTCGGTACAACTGCAGAAGTGATTCAGGAAGCCGCCAATCGGTTACAAATGCAATATCCGGCTGCAATTATATGCGGGTATCGGGACGGATTTTTTGGGCCTGAGGAGGATGCCGCCGTGATCGAGGAGATCCGGGCCGCTTCGCCGGACATTTTGTTTGTCGCTCGCGGTGCGGACAACCAGGAGCCTTGGATCGCCAAGCATAAGCAGGCGCTGCAGGTTCCTGTCGTTATGGGCGTCGGCGGATCCTTCGATATCATATCCGGCAAGCTCAAGCGCGCTCCGAAGGTATTTCAGAAGCTGCGCCTTGAGTGGTTCTACCGGCTTCTGAAGGAGCCCTCCCGTTACAAAAGAATGCTTGCGCTGCCGAAATTCGTAGTGAAAGTGCTGCGCGAGAGAGAAAACGTAACGAAAACAAGCTAA
- a CDS encoding glycosyltransferase family 4 protein: MLMIYIIGFIVALALALLLTPLVKKFAVKIGAVDVPNARKVHTRIMPRLGGLGIYLAFVLGLIAVLPFLPDSLSPRDANFMKAFLIGGSMIVLIGALDDRFELSAKVKFLAQIAAACVVVFGFNITVDFVNIPFQDRYSALESWVSIPLTIFWIVGVTNAINLIDGLDGLAAGVSGIAIGTISVMAFLMGNTTVALLCLLLLGGIIGFLFFNFHPAKIFMGDTGSLFLGFSLAMLSLLGFKQIAIVSFITPLIIIGVPLSDTFFAIVRRKIQKKPIFAPDKGHLHHCLRELGFSHRQTVLIIYVIAAFFGVLAVIQSSAAMYEANWVTFVVICVMMCFMQIGAEVIGLVGKTKRPILGLINRMRMKANPESRSK; this comes from the coding sequence ATGTTAATGATATACATCATCGGGTTTATCGTGGCGCTTGCTTTGGCTCTGCTTCTTACGCCGCTGGTGAAAAAATTCGCGGTCAAGATCGGTGCCGTCGACGTACCGAATGCCCGTAAAGTTCATACTCGAATCATGCCCCGTCTCGGCGGGCTTGGCATTTATCTGGCTTTTGTGCTCGGACTCATTGCAGTGCTTCCTTTCTTGCCGGATAGCCTTTCGCCGCGGGATGCCAACTTCATGAAGGCTTTTCTGATCGGCGGTTCCATGATCGTACTGATCGGGGCCCTGGACGACCGGTTTGAGCTGTCGGCCAAAGTCAAATTCCTGGCACAGATTGCAGCGGCCTGCGTTGTCGTGTTCGGATTTAATATTACTGTGGATTTTGTAAATATACCGTTTCAGGACCGGTACTCGGCGCTCGAGAGCTGGGTGTCGATTCCGCTCACCATCTTCTGGATTGTCGGGGTGACCAATGCCATCAACCTGATTGACGGCCTCGACGGTCTTGCTGCGGGCGTGTCCGGCATTGCGATCGGGACGATTTCTGTCATGGCGTTCCTGATGGGAAATACGACCGTCGCCCTGCTCTGCCTGCTGCTCTTGGGCGGAATTATCGGATTCCTGTTCTTTAACTTCCATCCCGCCAAGATTTTCATGGGGGATACCGGCTCACTGTTCCTTGGATTCAGTTTGGCCATGCTGTCCTTGCTCGGCTTCAAGCAGATTGCGATCGTATCGTTCATTACGCCGCTGATTATTATCGGGGTGCCGCTGTCGGATACGTTCTTCGCGATCGTGCGCCGCAAAATTCAGAAGAAGCCGATCTTCGCGCCGGACAAAGGACATTTGCATCATTGCCTGCGCGAGCTTGGATTCAGCCACCGCCAGACCGTGCTGATCATTTATGTGATTGCTGCGTTCTTCGGCGTACTGGCCGTCATTCAATCCTCGGCGGCGATGTATGAGGCGAACTGGGTAACCTTCGTCGTCATCTGCGTCATGATGTGCTTCATGCAGATCGGCGCAGAGGTTATCGGGCTTGTAGGCAAGACCAAACGGCCGATCCTGGGCCTGATCAACCGCATGCGGATGAAGGCGAATCCCGAAAGCCGCTCCAAATAA
- a CDS encoding S-layer homology domain-containing protein: MLTAMLVTLLPAGLARPAYAAPSAATYFIPDIVEFRSTALLTTEPGASQITRDNVYKTSNPALTITGVYSHVSNNTLSVKIEQLSSQPVTGGGVRWVTDSTNTITAPVTADPNATNKFTASNLTLFSGFNKVTFSGMQGNVERSDTFYVLYDKVPYIESLQLMGGPTPINLNEGTHVVVANGVGTLQGNAKNATQVTVALNGGTAFISSLLNDGTFFTPALNFKPGLNTIELVIKNASDSIKINRSVYFFDTTKPFTSIDIIHDGNPYPALDKTPTLTSAGTTADLEVEILVPYHSSAFGGSATYSVAGQPITPVSSVISETVIPGPDGVTPAYRLAKFRTQSFPISSGTQTVNLVVTYDTFSATYNVNYKYLPNEVVITGVDLLPGYNGTNDISKVTRIPLNGSQTDTADFYIVVKTDKPASTQLEAKYLPLGTKPISLTRVSPQPPGLSANEEVYRITGFSNGQQKVGFNYAGSTSVFTADISYVSKNYIYIANLHDGQTYSFDSRTTHTLNVKGEYIGFENVNSTFFKSSAQVFVNGINMDPDPNNPGGWLTISQGKALFDFNFKIDAAGPLVYGENRIVFTGTATDAAGNERVVRKELKIYIIDTNISTITKFMPTLSVPVREPFDRDNPANYPEDKMNRIFSVTPDFVWNTDKYVTSQQKYDLVLRGNGASNLNIYFGSQLFFHRDIKDRAGVDHVTSSTFTFNGKDYTFSFAGNESDFILRIQDIPFEQPGSHVYNLELINGTGARTTQRLEILREVVPYRILSPQPTVGDQIVVNKNFVRFDIEAEGATEVLVGKEPAVKRADMDNRFVLDYVGLKANKSNKIDIQITRPGGTIKESIYVYYTGAVTVDSQFMAEKVSNKYSVFNKKLQLSFPKGTVLQSANVSGSGVTKFYPDNKILFGIADPKDGVVERRNDYGNIINVTNDDRTPGGANTIKIPEYLVQRFNSSEDTSNFSLVSDIYWIHGGIGEQNDRGQNGYKPGTNGLAPYSIEGNFTEFTPDRKIVPSQRGELTLSFDGNIVDEAGTTVTVFRYTDNGRWENIGGAVDTKNNTITVSFDHFGYYKVMKMRLGYSDITNHPWARNVLNALYAKGIMNNLRFGEFGADDQTTRGEFAMLLVKGLDLPLNYDNQPTFIDIQPGTSTTTWSYEHIETAARAGIIQGLGDGFFGATQRVTREQAAVMIARALQLKLATNDNKLGDTLSKSFADAARVDFYARPSVVAVSKAKIMEGSPFTVEGQKKPLYNFNPKGNLTRAEAAKIAVELLKKSTDLFPKNLS; encoded by the coding sequence ATGCTGACGGCGATGCTGGTCACCCTGCTGCCCGCAGGCTTGGCTCGTCCTGCCTATGCAGCCCCGTCTGCAGCAACTTACTTTATTCCGGATATCGTTGAGTTCAGAAGCACGGCTTTATTGACGACCGAACCGGGAGCTTCTCAGATTACACGGGATAACGTGTACAAGACGAGCAATCCGGCTTTGACCATAACCGGGGTGTATTCCCATGTATCCAATAACACACTGTCGGTTAAAATCGAGCAGCTGAGTTCCCAACCGGTTACAGGCGGGGGAGTACGTTGGGTAACAGACAGCACGAATACGATCACGGCACCGGTTACTGCCGATCCGAATGCAACGAACAAGTTTACCGCCAGCAATTTGACTCTCTTCTCAGGATTCAACAAGGTGACTTTTTCAGGAATGCAAGGGAATGTAGAGCGTTCGGATACTTTCTACGTTCTTTATGACAAAGTTCCGTATATCGAGAGCCTGCAATTAATGGGGGGGCCTACACCGATCAACCTGAACGAAGGGACCCACGTCGTTGTTGCGAACGGGGTTGGAACCCTGCAGGGGAACGCGAAGAATGCCACGCAAGTTACGGTAGCCCTTAACGGCGGGACGGCGTTTATCTCTTCATTGCTGAATGATGGAACATTTTTCACGCCTGCTTTAAACTTCAAACCAGGCTTGAATACGATTGAACTGGTTATCAAAAATGCATCGGATTCCATCAAGATTAATCGCAGCGTTTACTTTTTTGATACGACCAAGCCATTTACCAGCATAGATATCATCCATGACGGCAATCCATATCCAGCGCTGGACAAGACACCGACATTGACGAGCGCTGGGACGACTGCAGACCTGGAAGTGGAGATTCTTGTTCCGTATCATTCCTCGGCCTTTGGGGGAAGCGCAACGTATAGTGTTGCTGGACAACCAATCACGCCGGTATCATCGGTGATTAGCGAAACGGTCATTCCAGGTCCGGACGGCGTGACGCCGGCTTATCGTTTGGCAAAGTTCAGAACCCAGTCTTTCCCGATATCGTCGGGGACCCAGACCGTTAATCTTGTGGTAACGTACGATACTTTTTCTGCAACTTATAATGTGAATTACAAATATCTCCCGAATGAAGTTGTTATCACAGGGGTCGATCTGCTTCCTGGGTATAACGGAACAAACGATATAAGTAAAGTGACTCGAATTCCATTGAACGGTTCGCAGACCGATACAGCTGACTTCTATATCGTTGTAAAGACAGACAAGCCAGCGAGTACACAGCTCGAAGCTAAATATTTGCCGCTTGGCACGAAGCCGATTTCGCTGACGCGAGTATCACCGCAGCCTCCTGGTCTTTCAGCTAATGAGGAAGTATACCGGATTACCGGATTTTCGAACGGACAACAGAAGGTGGGCTTTAACTATGCAGGTTCAACGTCCGTATTTACGGCTGATATTTCTTATGTGTCCAAAAACTATATTTATATTGCCAACTTGCATGATGGACAAACCTATTCCTTCGACTCCCGCACGACTCATACACTGAACGTAAAAGGGGAGTATATCGGCTTTGAAAATGTAAACAGCACATTCTTCAAATCGAGTGCCCAAGTATTCGTCAACGGAATTAATATGGATCCGGATCCAAATAATCCAGGTGGATGGTTGACAATCAGCCAAGGAAAAGCGTTGTTCGATTTTAACTTTAAAATTGATGCAGCGGGTCCGCTCGTTTATGGGGAAAACCGGATTGTCTTTACCGGAACGGCTACGGATGCAGCCGGTAATGAACGGGTAGTTCGTAAAGAACTTAAAATTTATATTATTGACACGAACATTTCGACGATTACCAAGTTTATGCCAACCCTGTCCGTACCGGTCCGCGAGCCATTTGATCGAGACAATCCGGCTAACTATCCTGAAGATAAAATGAACCGTATTTTTTCGGTAACGCCTGACTTTGTGTGGAACACGGACAAATATGTAACCAGTCAGCAGAAGTATGATTTGGTTCTGAGAGGTAATGGTGCTTCTAATCTCAATATTTACTTTGGATCACAGTTGTTCTTCCACAGAGATATTAAAGACAGAGCTGGGGTTGACCATGTTACCTCGTCGACCTTTACTTTCAATGGCAAGGATTACACGTTCAGCTTTGCCGGCAATGAGTCGGACTTTATCCTTCGGATTCAGGATATTCCATTTGAGCAGCCGGGCAGCCATGTGTATAATTTGGAGCTCATCAACGGAACCGGGGCGCGGACGACGCAGCGGTTAGAAATTTTGAGGGAAGTAGTTCCATATCGCATTCTGTCTCCTCAGCCTACTGTAGGTGATCAAATTGTTGTAAATAAAAACTTCGTTCGTTTCGATATTGAAGCGGAGGGAGCGACTGAAGTTCTAGTCGGTAAAGAGCCTGCCGTAAAACGTGCCGATATGGATAATCGGTTTGTACTTGATTATGTAGGGCTGAAAGCAAACAAGTCGAATAAGATCGACATTCAAATTACTCGTCCGGGCGGTACGATTAAAGAATCGATCTATGTGTATTACACAGGCGCAGTGACAGTGGATTCTCAGTTTATGGCCGAAAAGGTATCAAATAAATATTCGGTATTCAATAAGAAGCTTCAGCTTTCCTTCCCTAAGGGAACTGTGCTTCAATCAGCAAATGTATCGGGGTCAGGTGTGACCAAATTCTATCCGGACAATAAAATTTTGTTTGGCATTGCTGATCCTAAGGACGGCGTAGTTGAACGTCGGAACGATTACGGTAACATTATTAACGTAACGAACGATGACCGTACGCCAGGCGGAGCGAATACCATTAAAATTCCTGAGTATTTAGTTCAGCGTTTCAATTCTTCGGAAGACACCAGCAATTTCTCGCTTGTATCCGATATTTACTGGATTCATGGCGGAATTGGAGAACAGAATGATCGGGGACAAAACGGCTATAAGCCGGGTACGAACGGACTCGCTCCGTACTCAATAGAAGGGAATTTCACAGAATTTACGCCGGATCGTAAAATTGTTCCGTCCCAGCGAGGAGAATTGACGCTTTCCTTCGACGGAAACATCGTTGATGAAGCCGGCACTACGGTTACCGTTTTCCGCTATACGGATAACGGTAGATGGGAGAACATCGGTGGGGCTGTGGATACGAAAAATAATACGATAACCGTGTCGTTTGACCATTTTGGTTACTACAAGGTCATGAAGATGCGGCTTGGGTACAGTGACATCACGAACCATCCTTGGGCGCGAAATGTCCTAAACGCTCTTTATGCCAAAGGCATTATGAATAATCTCCGCTTTGGTGAATTTGGTGCGGATGACCAAACGACACGGGGCGAGTTTGCGATGCTGCTGGTTAAAGGATTGGATCTGCCGCTGAACTATGATAACCAGCCAACCTTTATCGATATCCAACCAGGAACGAGCACAACAACATGGAGCTACGAGCATATTGAAACCGCAGCAAGAGCCGGGATCATTCAAGGGCTTGGAGATGGCTTCTTCGGTGCAACGCAGCGAGTGACCCGAGAACAAGCGGCCGTCATGATCGCCCGTGCACTTCAATTGAAGCTTGCTACGAATGACAATAAGCTTGGTGACACGTTGTCTAAGTCCTTTGCTGATGCAGCCAGAGTGGATTTCTATGCACGTCCTTCTGTTGTCGCCGTTTCCAAAGCGAAGATTATGGAAGGCAGTCCGTTTACGGTTGAAGGACAGAAGAAGCCTCTGTACAACTTCAATCCAAAAGGAAATCTAACCCGGGCCGAAGCGGCTAAAATCGCGGTAGAATTATTGAAGAAAAGTACGGACTTATTCCCTAAAAATTTAAGTTAG